The proteins below are encoded in one region of Halobaculum roseum:
- a CDS encoding ArnT family glycosyltransferase codes for MTGASTERERDESAGSEDGTAARAVAAVRSRLDAGRVAAIVLAAIGAAVAVVVATGVFPFRSLNHDEGVYLQQADMLLSGQVFLRPPVEDAFRPWFFVESERGLYSKYAPVPSTVFALGKLLGGYTVALAGIAAGLVAGTVALGRELFDARVGALAGVLLLATPLFVVHSGVYLPYALTATLNVAFAVWYLRGERRESRRDATLAGAAVGLAFFARPYTAVLFATPFVLHAVVTLAASGAWRVPPAAAELVDEPADERARGLFVRRLITAALGTAGVLATFGYNAVVTGDPFLFPYLAFAPEDGVGFGERAILGHVVDYTPELGVEANRLVLDTLFTDWVVAGSLGAAAAAAGVALALVGRGLPGDHKAGDGALGGRVRRGLLAATFASVAAGNVAFWGNFNVLGALEVRTDGLIYYLGPYYHYDLIVPTAVFAAVACVALADGLRGAATQLAERAGRVEPRHARAVATVALLVAGAAAGGVAVGAVDDTVERNEAVTEELRAGYGPLVADGDPGAAVPEDSVLFLPTPYGPWLNHPFQALRNDPGHDGPRVYALGDTRELEVAREYPDRDLYRYVYAGSWVPTDDSTVRGGVREVERVAGDRLYLNATLQRPESVEGTTVRVTGDRGSTYLVANDSGGPLSLSMVVEDGELTVSGEDLVVSGGEGGEAEGAVLPLDDGDEIDVEVFVSTGPASGYSYRLSFPYERIDGTARALTATVERCPVPTRCVPEGVGDSPPDRGIEVTLTTPT; via the coding sequence ATGACGGGCGCCTCGACCGAACGCGAGCGCGATGAGAGTGCCGGCAGCGAGGACGGAACCGCCGCGCGGGCGGTCGCGGCCGTCCGGTCGCGACTCGACGCCGGCCGCGTCGCCGCGATCGTGCTCGCCGCGATCGGCGCAGCCGTCGCGGTCGTGGTCGCCACCGGCGTGTTCCCGTTCCGGTCGCTCAACCACGACGAGGGCGTCTACCTCCAGCAGGCCGATATGCTGCTGTCCGGGCAGGTGTTCCTGCGTCCCCCGGTCGAGGACGCGTTTCGGCCGTGGTTCTTCGTCGAGAGCGAGCGCGGCCTGTACTCGAAGTACGCGCCCGTCCCGTCGACGGTGTTCGCGCTCGGGAAGCTGCTGGGCGGGTACACGGTCGCGCTCGCGGGGATCGCCGCCGGCCTCGTCGCCGGCACGGTCGCGCTCGGTCGTGAACTGTTCGACGCGCGCGTCGGCGCCCTCGCGGGCGTCCTCCTGCTCGCGACGCCGCTGTTCGTGGTTCACAGCGGCGTGTACCTTCCGTACGCGCTGACGGCGACCCTGAACGTCGCGTTCGCCGTCTGGTACCTCCGCGGGGAACGACGCGAGAGCCGGCGCGACGCGACGCTCGCCGGCGCCGCCGTCGGCCTCGCCTTCTTCGCGCGCCCGTACACCGCGGTGTTGTTCGCGACCCCGTTCGTGCTCCACGCGGTCGTGACTCTCGCCGCCTCTGGCGCGTGGCGCGTACCGCCGGCCGCCGCCGAGCTCGTCGATGAACCGGCCGACGAACGGGCGCGGGGGCTGTTCGTCCGCCGCCTGATCACGGCCGCGCTGGGAACAGCGGGGGTGCTCGCCACCTTCGGGTACAACGCCGTCGTCACCGGCGACCCGTTCCTGTTCCCGTATCTCGCGTTCGCCCCGGAGGACGGCGTCGGCTTCGGCGAGCGCGCCATCCTCGGGCACGTGGTGGACTACACGCCCGAACTCGGGGTCGAGGCGAACCGGCTGGTGTTGGACACGCTGTTCACCGACTGGGTCGTCGCGGGGTCGCTGGGGGCGGCCGCGGCCGCAGCCGGCGTCGCACTCGCGCTCGTCGGGCGGGGGCTTCCGGGCGACCATAAGGCCGGCGACGGCGCGCTCGGCGGACGGGTCCGTCGGGGGCTGCTCGCGGCGACGTTCGCGAGCGTCGCCGCCGGCAACGTCGCCTTCTGGGGCAACTTCAACGTCCTCGGCGCGCTGGAGGTGCGCACAGACGGCCTGATCTACTACCTCGGTCCGTACTACCACTACGACCTGATCGTCCCGACGGCCGTGTTCGCGGCGGTGGCGTGCGTCGCCCTCGCGGACGGCCTGCGGGGGGCCGCGACCCAACTCGCCGAACGGGCGGGCCGGGTCGAGCCGCGCCACGCCCGCGCGGTCGCGACGGTCGCGCTCCTCGTCGCCGGCGCGGCCGCGGGCGGCGTCGCCGTCGGCGCCGTCGACGACACCGTCGAGCGCAACGAGGCGGTGACCGAGGAGCTCCGCGCCGGCTACGGGCCGCTAGTCGCCGACGGCGACCCCGGCGCGGCGGTCCCCGAGGACTCGGTCCTGTTCCTCCCGACGCCGTACGGCCCGTGGCTCAACCACCCGTTCCAGGCGCTGCGCAACGACCCCGGCCACGACGGCCCCCGGGTGTACGCGCTGGGCGACACGCGGGAACTGGAGGTCGCCCGCGAGTACCCCGACCGCGACCTCTACCGCTACGTGTACGCGGGGTCGTGGGTGCCGACCGACGACTCCACGGTCCGCGGCGGGGTCCGGGAGGTCGAGCGCGTCGCCGGCGACCGACTGTACCTGAACGCGACGCTCCAGCGTCCCGAGTCCGTCGAGGGAACCACCGTCCGCGTGACCGGCGACCGCGGGTCGACGTACCTCGTGGCGAACGATTCCGGCGGCCCCCTGTCGCTGTCGATGGTCGTCGAGGACGGCGAACTCACCGTGAGCGGTGAGGATCTGGTCGTCAGCGGCGGCGAGGGCGGCGAGGCCGAGGGCGCGGTGTTGCCGCTCGACGACGGCGACGAGATCGACGTGGAGGTGTTCGTCTCCACCGGACCCGCAAGCGGGTACAGCTACCGGCTGTCGTTCCCGTACGAGCGGATCGACGGGACGGCCCGGGCGCTGACGGCGACCGTCGAGCGGTGTCCGGTGCCGACGCGCTGTGTCCCGGAGGGCGTGGGCGACTCCCCGCCCGACCGCGGGATCGAGGTGACGCTGACGACGCCGACGTGA